A region of Pseudomonas cavernicola DNA encodes the following proteins:
- a CDS encoding YqgE/AlgH family protein: MKDASPSYLKHHLLIAMPHMADPHFAQTVSYIVEHNAQGAMGLMINRPSGLSLADVLEQLRPDSPPPLRCQSLPIFSGGPVQTDRGFVLHPAGQQFQATLELGELALSTSQDALFAIADGTGPEKYLITLGYAGWEAGQLESELINNVWLTCPADPRILFDLPYDQRLNAAAERLGINLSLLTSQAGHA; the protein is encoded by the coding sequence ATGAAAGACGCCAGCCCGAGCTACCTCAAGCATCACCTCCTGATTGCCATGCCGCACATGGCCGATCCGCATTTCGCGCAGACTGTCAGCTACATCGTCGAGCACAACGCCCAAGGCGCCATGGGCCTGATGATCAACCGGCCCAGCGGCTTGAGCCTTGCCGACGTGCTCGAACAACTGCGCCCGGACAGCCCTCCACCGCTCCGCTGCCAGAGCCTGCCGATCTTTTCCGGCGGTCCGGTGCAAACCGACCGAGGCTTTGTCCTGCACCCCGCCGGACAACAGTTCCAGGCCACCCTGGAGCTGGGCGAACTTGCGCTATCGACCTCGCAGGATGCGCTGTTCGCGATTGCCGACGGCACAGGCCCGGAAAAATACCTGATCACCCTGGGCTACGCGGGCTGGGAAGCCGGACAGCTGGAGAGCGAACTGATCAATAACGTCTGGCTGACCTGCCCAGCCGACCCACGCATTCTCTTTGACCTGCCCTACGACCAACGCCTGAATGCCGCGGCAGAGCGCCTGGGCATCAACCTCAGCTTGCTGACTTCCCAGGCCGGGCACGCCTAA
- the gshB gene encoding glutathione synthase — MSVRLGIVMDPIARISFKKDSSLAMLLAAQARGWSLFYMEQHDLYQIGGEARARMRPLKVFEDPQHWFELDAESDLSLSELDVILMRKDPPFDMEFVYSTYLLEQAERAGVLVVNRPQSLRDCNEKLFATQFPHCTPPTLVSCRADILREFAKEQRDIILKPLEGMGGSSIFRHREGDPNLSVILETLTAHGTQQIMAQGYLPAIKDGDKRILMIDGEPIPYCLARIPAAGETRGNLAAGGRGEARPLTERDRWIAAQVGPTLREKGLLFVGLDVIGEHLTEINVTSPTCIREIDNAFGTKIGEQLMDAIAKQLSQR; from the coding sequence ATGAGCGTTCGCCTCGGCATAGTCATGGACCCGATTGCGCGCATTTCCTTCAAGAAGGACAGCTCGCTGGCCATGCTACTGGCCGCTCAGGCCCGTGGCTGGTCTCTCTTTTATATGGAACAGCACGATCTTTACCAAATTGGCGGTGAGGCCCGGGCGCGCATGCGCCCACTCAAAGTCTTCGAAGATCCCCAACACTGGTTCGAACTGGACGCTGAAAGCGATCTCTCGCTGAGCGAACTCGACGTGATCCTGATGCGCAAGGATCCGCCGTTCGATATGGAGTTCGTCTATAGCACCTATCTACTGGAGCAGGCCGAGCGCGCCGGCGTACTGGTGGTCAATCGCCCGCAAAGCCTACGCGACTGTAATGAGAAGCTGTTTGCCACCCAGTTCCCCCACTGCACCCCACCGACGCTGGTCAGCTGCCGTGCCGACATTTTGCGCGAGTTTGCCAAAGAGCAACGTGACATCATTCTCAAACCCTTAGAGGGCATGGGCGGCTCTTCGATCTTTCGCCATCGCGAAGGCGACCCCAACCTCTCGGTGATTCTCGAGACCCTGACCGCCCACGGCACCCAGCAAATCATGGCGCAAGGCTACCTGCCGGCGATCAAGGACGGTGACAAGCGCATTCTGATGATTGACGGCGAGCCGATCCCCTATTGCCTCGCGCGCATCCCGGCTGCCGGTGAAACCCGTGGCAACCTGGCAGCCGGCGGACGTGGCGAGGCGCGCCCCCTGACCGAGCGCGATCGCTGGATCGCCGCCCAGGTCGGCCCAACGCTGCGCGAGAAAGGCCTGCTATTTGTGGGGCTGGATGTAATCGGCGAACACCTCACCGAGATCAACGTGACCAGCCCGACCTGCATCCGCGAGATCGACAATGCCTTTGGGACGAAGATTGGCGAGCAATTGATGGATGCCATTGCCAAGCAGCTGAGCCAGCGTTGA
- the pyrR gene encoding bifunctional pyr operon transcriptional regulator/uracil phosphoribosyltransferase PyrR — translation MSLPNPAELLPQMAAALNTHLASRNITEPRFIGIHTGGVWVAQALLQALGRSDVLGILDVSFYRDDFTQSGLHPQVRPSELPFEIEGQHLVLVDDVLMSGRTVRAALNELFDYGRPASVTLVCLLDLCARELPIRPDVVGAILSLAPTERVKLLGPAPLTLEQQPPAAN, via the coding sequence ATGAGCCTGCCCAACCCTGCCGAGCTGCTGCCGCAGATGGCTGCTGCGCTGAACACCCACCTGGCCAGCCGCAACATCACCGAGCCGCGCTTTATCGGCATTCACACCGGCGGCGTCTGGGTGGCTCAGGCTCTGCTGCAAGCCCTCGGGCGCAGCGATGTGCTGGGGATTCTCGACGTATCCTTCTATCGCGATGACTTCACCCAGAGCGGCCTGCACCCGCAAGTGCGACCCTCGGAACTGCCGTTCGAGATCGAAGGCCAGCATCTGGTGCTGGTCGACGACGTGCTGATGAGCGGCCGAACCGTCCGCGCCGCCCTCAATGAACTGTTCGACTACGGCCGCCCTGCCAGCGTGACGCTGGTCTGCCTGCTCGACCTTTGTGCGCGCGAGTTGCCGATTCGTCCGGATGTGGTCGGCGCCATACTGTCGCTCGCCCCTACCGAGCGGGTAAAATTACTCGGCCCCGCGCCGCTCACCCTTGAGCAGCAGCCCCCCGCCGCCAACTGA
- the ruvX gene encoding Holliday junction resolvase RuvX: MAAPLSDKPLRLLLGFDYGTKQIGVAVGQAITGQARELCVLKAQNGVPDWLKVEALIREWQPDAIVVGLPLNMDGTPSEMSERAEKFARRLNGRFNLPVHTHDERLTTYAAKGERLSQGQRGGYRENPVDALAAALLLEGWLAEHTSGLHG; this comes from the coding sequence ATGGCCGCGCCCCTCTCCGACAAGCCGCTGCGCCTCCTGCTCGGTTTCGATTACGGCACCAAACAGATTGGCGTCGCCGTTGGCCAGGCGATTACCGGCCAGGCCCGAGAGCTGTGCGTATTGAAGGCGCAGAACGGCGTACCCGACTGGCTGAAAGTCGAGGCACTGATCCGTGAATGGCAGCCCGACGCCATAGTCGTCGGCCTGCCGCTGAACATGGACGGCACGCCCAGCGAGATGAGCGAGCGCGCGGAAAAGTTCGCGCGCCGCCTGAATGGCCGCTTCAACCTGCCGGTACACACCCACGACGAACGCCTGACTACTTATGCCGCAAAAGGCGAACGGTTGAGCCAAGGCCAACGCGGTGGCTATCGGGAAAACCCGGTCGACGCCCTGGCTGCCGCCCTGCTACTGGAAGGCTGGCTGGCCGAGCACACTAGTGGCCTGCACGGCTAG
- a CDS encoding energy transducer TonB, whose amino-acid sequence MNAAALPPELSSAGVRPADRLGFTLFLAAVLHVALILGISFTLVEPSQISKTLEITLSTFKSKEKPKQADYLAQDNQQGSGTLEHKAAPKTTEKALFQDKEVKRVTPPAAPRQTTHQEAPKAAVATRTPQPQKTPIKREQAKPEPQTRPAPAFDSTQLSAEISSLEAELAQEQQLYAKRPKIHRLNAASTMRDKGAWYKDEWRKKVERVGNLNYPDEARRQQIYGNLRLLVSINRDGSLYEVQVLESSGQPLLDQAALRIVRLAAPFSPFTGDLADIDRLEIIRTWRFERGDRLSSK is encoded by the coding sequence ATGAACGCAGCCGCCCTCCCGCCTGAACTGTCTTCCGCTGGCGTCCGCCCTGCGGATCGGCTGGGCTTTACCCTGTTTCTCGCTGCGGTGCTGCATGTGGCGCTAATCCTCGGCATCAGCTTCACCCTGGTCGAACCGAGCCAGATCAGCAAAACCCTGGAAATCACTCTGTCCACGTTCAAGAGCAAGGAAAAGCCCAAACAGGCCGACTACCTTGCTCAAGACAACCAACAGGGCAGTGGCACCCTGGAGCACAAAGCCGCACCGAAGACGACCGAGAAGGCGCTATTTCAGGATAAAGAGGTCAAACGCGTCACCCCGCCGGCCGCCCCACGGCAAACCACGCACCAGGAAGCGCCGAAAGCGGCGGTCGCCACCCGCACCCCGCAACCGCAGAAAACGCCGATCAAGCGCGAACAAGCCAAGCCAGAACCGCAAACTCGCCCAGCACCGGCGTTCGATAGCACACAACTGTCCGCCGAAATCTCCAGCCTGGAGGCCGAACTGGCGCAAGAACAGCAGTTGTATGCCAAGAGACCGAAAATTCACCGCCTGAACGCCGCTTCGACCATGCGCGACAAAGGTGCCTGGTATAAGGATGAGTGGCGCAAGAAGGTCGAGCGGGTGGGCAACCTCAACTATCCCGACGAGGCGCGCCGCCAACAGATTTACGGCAACCTGAGGCTGCTAGTCTCGATTAACCGCGACGGCAGCCTGTACGAGGTGCAGGTGCTGGAATCCTCCGGGCAACCGCTACTCGACCAAGCAGCCTTGCGCATCGTCCGCCTGGCCGCTCCATTCTCGCCGTTCACCGGCGATCTGGCGGATATCGATCGCCTGGAAATCATCCGGACCTGGCGCTTCGAGCGCGGCGACCGCCTGTCGAGCAAGTGA
- a CDS encoding aspartate carbamoyltransferase catalytic subunit codes for MTPTDAKRPLQLNDQGQLRHFLTLDGLPRELLTEILDTADSFLEVGARAVKKVPLLRGKTVCNVFFENSTRTRTTFELAAQRLSADVITLNVSTSSTSKGETLLDTLRNLEAMAADIFVVRHADSGAAHFIAEHVCPNRAIINGGDGRHAHPTQGMLDMLTIRRHKGGFENLSVAIVGDILHSRVARSNMLALKTLGCPDIRVIAPKTLLPVGIEQYGVRVFTDLAEGLKDVDVVIMLRLQRERMTGGLLPSEGEFYRLYGLTSERLKLAKPDALVMHPGPINRGVEIESAVADGPQSVILNQVTYGIAIRMAVLSMAMSGQNTQRQMNQDSEEQN; via the coding sequence ATGACACCGACCGATGCCAAGCGCCCGCTGCAGCTCAACGATCAGGGCCAGCTACGCCACTTCCTCACGCTCGACGGTCTACCTCGTGAGCTGTTGACCGAAATCCTCGATACCGCCGACTCGTTCCTCGAGGTCGGCGCCCGCGCGGTAAAAAAAGTCCCACTGCTACGCGGCAAGACCGTGTGCAACGTGTTCTTCGAGAACTCCACGCGCACCCGCACCACCTTCGAGCTGGCCGCCCAGCGGCTGTCCGCGGACGTGATCACGCTGAACGTCTCCACCTCATCGACCAGCAAGGGCGAGACGCTACTCGATACCCTGCGCAACCTGGAAGCGATGGCCGCCGACATTTTCGTGGTGCGCCACGCAGACTCCGGCGCCGCACACTTTATCGCCGAGCATGTGTGCCCAAACAGGGCGATCATCAACGGTGGCGATGGCCGCCATGCGCACCCGACCCAGGGCATGCTCGACATGCTGACCATCCGCCGGCACAAGGGCGGTTTTGAAAACCTCTCGGTGGCTATCGTCGGCGACATCCTACATTCGCGGGTGGCGCGCTCGAACATGCTGGCGCTGAAGACTCTCGGCTGCCCGGACATCCGTGTGATCGCGCCGAAAACCCTGCTGCCGGTCGGTATCGAGCAATACGGCGTGCGCGTGTTCACCGACCTCGCCGAAGGCCTGAAGGACGTCGACGTGGTCATCATGCTGCGCCTGCAGCGGGAACGCATGACCGGCGGCCTGCTGCCCAGCGAGGGCGAGTTCTACCGCCTCTACGGCCTGACCAGCGAGCGCTTGAAGCTGGCCAAACCGGATGCACTGGTCATGCACCCCGGGCCCATCAACCGCGGTGTGGAGATCGAGTCGGCGGTGGCCGACGGCCCGCAGTCGGTGATCCTCAATCAAGTCACCTATGGCATCGCCATCCGCATGGCGGTGCTGTCCATGGCCATGAGCGGACAGAACACCCAGCGCCAAATGAATCAAGACTCCGAGGAGCAAAACTGA